One part of the Brassica oleracea var. oleracea cultivar TO1000 unplaced genomic scaffold, BOL UnpScaffold00945, whole genome shotgun sequence genome encodes these proteins:
- the LOC106320503 gene encoding ABC transporter G family member 43-like: protein MTTPQIAGDEIGNAGDEEVRSQWAAIERLPTFERITTALFWNRDEQGKRNETRVMDVSKLEDLDRHLFIDDLIRHVEDDNLRLLQKIKNRIDEVGLELPTIEVRFSDLFVEAECEVVYRKPIPTLWNAIASRISRVMCLKKEKSISILNGVSGIIRPKRMTLLLGPPSCGKTSLLLALAGRLDHSLKTTGNVSYNGHLLSEFVPEKTSNYVSQNDLHIPDITVRETLDFSGCFQGTGSRLETMKEISRREKLKGIVPDPDIDAYMKATSIEGSKTNLQTDYILKILGLSFCAGTRVGDTSRPGISGGQKRRLTTGQTIVGPIKTLFMDEISNGLDSSTTFQIVSCLRHYALLSEGTIVVSLLQPAPETFELFDDVILMGEGKIIYIGPRDYICRFFEDCGFKCPTRKSVAEFLQEVISRKDQEQYWCHIDKPYCYVSIDSFIERFKKSELGLQQQEELSKTHDKSQVQKDALCSRKYSLNNWQMLKACSRREFLLMKRNSFVYVFKSGLLICIGSITMTVYLRTGSKRDVINANYLMGSLFFSIFKMLADGIPELTLTISRLSVFYKQKELYFYPAWAYAVPSAILKIPISVLEAFLWTSLTYYVIGYSPDIVRFFRQFLIFFALHLSCISMFRAIAATFRDFVLATTMGSVSIVLLSLFGGFVLRKPSMPAWLQWGFWLSPLSYAEIGLTSNEFFSTRWSQTTSGNRTLGEEVLDARGLNFGDQSYWGALGALIGFTFFFNIVFVLALTFLTTSNRSRAIVSSDDDNTQGSGNHTKSSSKIASQSKNALPFKPLTFTFQDVCYFVQTPQDKKVQLLSNVTGAFKPGVLTALMGVSGAGKTTLMDVLSGRKTRGDIEGEIQVGGYRKVQETFARVSGYCEQFDIHSPNLTIEESLEYSAWLRLPSSINSETKSAIVREVLETIELEDIKDSIVGLPGVSGLTTEQRKRLTIAVELVANPSIIFMDEPTTGLDARAAAIVMRAVKNITETGRTVVCTIHQPGTDIFEAFDELVLMKNGGRIIYHGPLGEHSRNVIDYFMRIPGVPEMKENTNPATWLLDITSRSSEDKLGVDLAQIYKESSLFKENNIVIEQMRGTSSETEELTSSTRYAQTGWGQFKACLWKQQLSYWRNPSYNLTRIMFMCLTSVICGVLFWQKAKKINTQQDLFNVLGSMYTVVLFTGINNCSTVLFCIATERNVFYRERFAQMYTSWAYSLAQVLVEIPYSLVQSILCMAILYPMVGYHFSVYKVFWSFYAVFCSLLIFNYFGVLLVVITPNIHVAFTLRSGFYSMVNLFAGYVMPKPSISKWWIWMYYLSPTSWVLNGLLTSQYGDMENEVMAFGEKKKVSGFVEDYFGFRYDSLALVAIILIGFPILLASLFAFFIDKLNFQKK from the exons ATGACAACGCCTCAAATAGCTGGAGATGAAATTGGTAATGCTGGTGATGAGGAGGTTCGCTCTCAATGGGCTGCTATTGAGAGATTACCCACGTTTGAGAGGATCACTACTGCTCTGTTCTGGAATAGAGATGAACAAGGAAAGAGAAACGAGACACGAGTCATGGATGTTTCTAAACTTGAGGATCTTGATAGACATCTCTTTATTGATGATCTCATTAGACATGTTGAGGATGATAATCTCAGGCTACtgcaaaaaatcaaaaacagaaTCGATGA GGTTGGTCTCGAGCTACCTACGATTGAAGTGAGGTTCAGTGATCTTTTTGTGGAAGCAGAGTGTGAGGTAGTTTATAGAAAACCCATCCCAACTCTTTGGAATGCTATTGCAAGCAGAATATCT AGAGTCATGtgtttaaagaaagaaaaaagtataAGCATCTTGAATGGCGTCAGTGGTATCATAAGGCCTAAAAG AATGACTTTGTTGCTTGGTCCTCCTAGTTGTGGTAAAACCAGTCTGCTACTTGCACTAGCTGGAAGACTCGACCATTCTTTGAAG ACTACAGGAAACGTTAGTTACAACGGTCACTTATTATCAGAGTTTGTTCctgaaaaaacatcaaattatgTAAGTCAAAATGATCTACACATTCCAGATATTACTGTGAGAGAGACACTCGATTTTTCAGGATGTTTTCAAGGCACAGGAAGCCGTTTAG AAACTATGAAAGAGATTAGTAGAAGGGAGAAACTGAAAGGAATAGTTCCTGATCCTGATATAGATGCATACATGAAG GCAACTTCTATTGAAGGTTCAAAAACTAATCTGCAAACTGATTATATCCTAAAG aTCCTAGGACTCAGTTTCTGTGCAGGTACACGCGTTGGAGATACATCAAGACCAGGAATATCTGGTGGCCAAAAGAGAAGATTAACCACAG GTCAGACGATCGTAGGTCCAATCAAAACTCTGTTCATGGATGAAATATCAAATGGTTTGGACAGCTCAACAACGTTCCAGATTGTATCTTGTCTCCGACATTATGCACTTCTGTCTGAAGGAACCATAGTGGTTTCACTGCTTCAGCCTGCACCAGAAACGTTTGAGCTTTTCGACGATGTGATTCTTATGGGAGAAGGAAAGATAATCTACATTGGCCCAAGGGATTATATTTGTAGATTCTTTGAGGATTGTGGATTTAAATGTCCAACTAGAAAATCTGTTGCTGAATTTCTTCAGGAGGTTATCTCAAGGAAAGATCAAGAACAGTATTGGTGTCACATAGACAAACCATATTGTTATGTCTCCATTGACTCATTTATTGAGAGGTTCAAAAAGTCTGAGCTTGGATTACAACAACAAGAGGAACTCTCCAAGACACATGACAAGTCTCAGGTTCAGAAAGATGCTTTATGCTCAAGAAAATACTCACTTAATAACTGGCAGATGTTAAAAGCTTGCTCAAGGAGAGAGTTTCTTCTGATGAAACGAAACTCTTTTGTTTATGTATTCAAGTCTGGACTC TTGATTTGCATTGGATCTATTACAATGACTGTCTATCTAAGGACTGGTTCTAAAAGAGATGTTATCAATGCTAATTATCTTATGGGTTCTTTGTTCTTTTCAATCTTTAAAATGCTTGCTGATGGAATTCCAGAACTCACACTAACAATCTCAAGGCTTTCAGTGTTCTACAAGCAAAAGGAGTTGTACTTTTATCCTGCTTGGGCATATGCAGTTCCTTCAGCTATTTTAAAGATACCCATTTCAGTTCTTGAAGCGTTTCTCTGGACCTCGTTGACATATTATGTGATTGGTTATAGTCCTGATATTGTCAG gTTCTTTCGCCAGTTCTTGATCTTCTTTGCTTTACACCTTTCATGCATATCAATGTTCCGTGCTATAGCTGCCACTTTTCGAGATTTTGTTCTTGCCACAACAATGGGATCAGTCTCTATAGTGCTTCTCTCATTATTTGGAGGATTCGTCCTTCGAAAAC CGTCCATGCCTGCTTGGCTTCAGTGGGGTTTCTGGTTGTCTCCATTGTCATATGCTGAGATTGGTCTAACATCAAATGAATTTTTCTCTACACGGTGGAGTCAG ACAACATCTGGAAACAGAACGTTAGGGGAAGAAGTTCTTGATGCTCGAGGGCTGAACTTTGGTGATCAATCTTACTGGGGTGCACTTGGTGCTTTAATTGGCTTCACATTCTTCTTCAATATTGTTTTTGTACTGGCTTTGACATTTCTAACGA CTTCAAATAGGTCTCGTGCGATTGTGTCTAGTGATGATGATAACACTCAAGGTTCAGGAAACCATACTAAGTCAAGTTCTAAAATTGCTTCCCAGTCCAAAAATGCATTACCTTTCAAACCCCTAACTTTCACATTTCAAGACGTCTGTTATTTCGTCCAAACTCCTCAG GACAAGAAGGTGCAGCTTCTCTCTAACGTTACAGGCGCATTCAAGCCTGGTGTTCTCACTGCTCTAATGGGTGTCAGTGGTGCTGGTAAAACGACTCTGATGGATGTTCTTTCTGGAAGGAAAACACGCGGTGACATTGAAGGAGAGATCCAAGTAGGTGGTTACCGTAAGGTTCAAGAAACATTTGCAAGGGTTTCAGGTTACTGTGAGCAGTTTGATATTCACTCTCCTAATTTAACCATAGAGGAGTCCTTGGAATACTCTGCTTGGCTTCGACTTCCTTCTAGCATCAACTCTGAAACAAAGAGT gcAATAGTCAGAGAAGTTCTTGAAACAATAGAGCTGGAGGACATTAAAGATTCCATAGTAGGACTTCCTGGAGTTAGCGGTTTAACAACAGAACAACGCAAGAGACTAACTATAGCTGTGGAGCTGGTTGCCAATCCTTCAATCATATTCATGGATGAACCAACCACAGGATTAGATGCAAGAGCTGCTGCGATTGTGATGAGAGCTGTGAAGAACATCACAGAGACTGGCAGAACTGTTGTTTGCACCATTCACCAACCGGGAACTGATATCTTTGAAGCATTTGATGAG CTTGTTTTGATGAAAAATGGAGGAAGGATTATCTATCATGGACCTCTTGGAGAACATTCAAGAAATGTTATTGATTACTTTATG AGAATTCCTGGAGTTCCGGAAATGAAAGAGAACACTAATCCAGCCACTTGGCTACTAGACATTACTTCAAGATCATCAGAAGACAAACTTGGTGTTGATTTGGCCCAAATCTACAAGGAATCTTCTTTGTTTAA GGAGAACAACATAGTAATAGAGCAAATGAGAGGTACATCTTCAGAAACAGAAGAACTAACCTCCTCGACGCGATATGCTCAAACGGGTTGGGGACAGTTCAAGGCATGCCTATGGAAACAACAACTCTCTTATTGGAGAAACCCTTCCTACAATCTCACTCGCATCATGTTCATGTGTCTCACCTCTGTGATCTGTGGCGTTTTGTTCTGGCAAAAGGCTAAGAAAAT AAACACTCAACAAGATCTTTTCAATGTATTGGGATCAATGTACACGGTGGTTCTTTTCACTGGAATAAACAATTGCTCTACAGTGTTATTCTGCATTGCAACCGAAAGAAATGTCTTCTACCGCGAAAGATTTGCTCAAATGTACACCTCATGGGCCTACTCCCTTGCACAG GTGTTGGTTGAGATTCCATACTCATTAGTCCAGTCTATTTTATGTATGGCAATCTTATATCCTATGGTTGGCTATCACTTCTCGGTCTACAAAGTGTTTTGGAGCTTCTATGCAGTCTTCTGCTCGTTGCTCATATTCAACTACTTTGGCGTGCTTTTAGTCGTCATCACCCCAAACATTCACGTTGCTTTTACTCTCCGTTCGGGCTTCTACTCAATGGTTAATCTCTTCGCTGGTTATGTCATGCCAAAACCT AGCATTTCGAAATGGTGGATATGGATGTATTACTTGAGCCCTACGTCATGGGTTTTGAATGGATTGCTTACATCTCAGTACGGAGATATGGAGAATGAGGTTATGGCAtttggagagaagaagaaggtttcAGGATTCGTGGAAGACTATTTTGGTTTCAGATATGATTCTTTGGCTCTTGTAGCTATCATTCTCATTGGCTTTCCCATTCTCTTGGCTTCTCTTTTCGCATTCTTCATAGATAAACTCAATTTCCAAAAGAAGTGA